The region GAAACACTCTGTATCTATCATctatacagagggagagagaacgagggggaGAGGGGTTCAGTATATTAGAGTTAGTGTAAGGACAGTATATCAAAACCACCAATAATTCAGTCTTTCAGGTTACGTTGCAGACTACCTCTGAGAAGAAaccagaggagagggacagacgtCTCAGTTAGTTCACCCACCTCGTGCTGCCATGGGATGGACACGCAGCCTGTAGAGAATTTGAAGTAGAAGTCGTTGTCGGTTTGGTCCAGATTTACTCCCTTGACTGTAGAGAACTGCTCAATGTCCAACACATCCTTACAGTACACCGCCCGGggctgatagagagaagagaggaatggaggaagagagggaatatgtatggagggaaggagggagggagaagagagggaatatgtatggagggaaggagggagggagaagagagggaatatgtacggagggaaggagggagggagaagggagggagggagaagagagggaatatgtacggagggaaggagaagagagggaatatgtacggagggaaggagggaaggagaagagagggaatatgtatggagggaaggagggagggagaagggagggaatatgtatggagggaaggagggagggagaagggagggagggagaagtagAGGTAATCAACCATGAATGTAACTGATTGAAACAGTTGGTTGGTTATATATTGAACACTTCCTGGTcttgtgtttctactgctgaagCAAGACCAGAGATacaatcctcctcctcttctacttACGTCCGGTACGAAGGAGGGCTCCTGGATGCCTGCCTCCAGCCTTTTAAAGTTGATGTTCCTGAAGAAACAGTGAGCCTTCACCCCTGATGACCCCTCTGCTGTACAGCCCAGTCTCTGCTTAGGATCTTTGGTcaacagctggagagagagagagagagagagagagagagagagagagagagagaagtagaaacGATGATGCAATGTACAGATGCTTATTTTAAAATATAATGGGATCAGCTACTCAGGGTGATTACCCAATATAGTCTGAGGTTCCTGACGACACACTAACTCAGCCTCCGTCTGAGGTTCCTTACGACACACTAACTAGGCCTCCGTCTGAGGTTCCTGACGACACACTAACTAGGCCTCCTTCTGAGGTTCCTGACGACACACTAACTAGGCCTCCGTCTGAGGTTCCTGACGACACACTAACTAGGCCTCCTTCTGAGGTTCCTGACGACACACTAACTAGGCCTCCGTCTGAGGTTCCTGACGACACACTAACTAGGCCTCCGTCTGAGGTTCCTGACGACACACTAACTAGGCCTCCGTCTGAGGTTCCTGACGACACACTAACTAGGCCTCCGTCTGAGGTTCCTGACGACACACTAACTAGGCCTCCGTCTGAGGTTCCTGACGACACACTAACTAGGCCTCCTTCTGAGGTTCCTGACGACACACTAACTAGGCCTCCGTCTGAGGTTCCTGACGACACACTAACTAGGCCTCCGTCTGAGGTTCCTGACGACACACTAActacacactaactaactaggCCTCCGTCTGAGGTTCCTGACACACTAACTAGGCCTCCGTCTGACTGACACACACTAACTAGGCCTTAGTCTGAGGTTCTTGACGACACACTAACTAGGCCTCCGTCTGAGGTTCCTGACGACACACTAACTAGGCCTCCGTCTGAGGTTCCTGACGACACACTAACTAGGCCTCCGTCTGAGGTTCCTGGCCTCCGTCTGAGGTTCCTGACGACACACTAACTAGGCCTTAGTCTGAGGTTCCTGACGACACACTAACTAGGCCTTAGTCTGAGGTTCCTGACGACACACTAACTAGGCCTCCTTCTGAGGTTCCTGACGATACACTAACTAGGCCTTAGTCTTATCAATCAATTAATGTGCTCTCACCACCCTACAGATGGCCTTGGTGTCTTCTGTAAACTTGTCGCtgtactcctcctcttcctcttgcaccctcttctctacctcctcccgctTCACTCGTTCTTTGCGTGCGCGGAAGGGTGAGCGTCCAGCGGTCATCTCGTAGATGAGACATCCCAGCCCCCACCAGTCTGGACTCATCCCATAGCGCTCGTTGTTGATCACCTCcggagctacacacacacagcacagtacaacacCAGATTGTCCCAATGCCATGTTCTCATCATGCAGGTTTGATGATATCTTATTTGTATGGTAAAAGGTATAAATTGATAATGTATTACTATAATGTAAGGTTTTTGTTCAATGATTTTATAGATGTATTATAAATGTATTGTAATAGCATATGGAGGTGTCTCACCCatgtaacccactgttcccactCTGCCTCGTATGGGGTCTCCTTCAGCCACTTTGATGGCCAGGCCCAGATCTGAGATCCGGATGTGTCCTACAGCATAGgggaagaggtcaggggtcaaAGATCAGTCATATTTAGCAGAGAGCCTCTCTGAGTTCAGACATTATCCCAGTAATTACTGTATGCTATTGTACAGTAGGAAGAAGGTTAACTCACCATTATCATCTAATAAAATATTCTCTGGTTTTAAATCCCTGAGAAAAAGTTCAAAAACCACAGTTAGTTTGGTGCATTTGACATTGGGACTAAACCCAATACATCATGTGTTGACATCACGTGAtctctggagacattggtttagcGAATGACAATCAGAAGAACAGACAGTTGATTAGGGTATAGGTGGAAGTAGATAGAAATGGGTTGCCCCCAACTGATCTGTAATATCTTGCAATCTGGAACTAGATCTGTGTTTAAGGGCACCTTCTATTCTGTGAGTGTAGGTGATAAAAAGATGATAAAAAGCTGTCACCTGTAGACGATGGATTCCTGGTGTAGGTGGTCCAGGCCGCAGCAGATCTGGGCAGCATAGAACTGGACCCTGTCCTTCTCAAAGCCTGGAGTCCCCATGCTATAGATGTGGAACTTCAGATCTCCTCCATTCATTAAGGTCAACACTAGACACAGAGCGTCTTTGGTCTCATAGGCATACGCTAAACTCACCTAGAGAGAGGGGGCAAAGACACAGGGGCAGAGATCAGagatcagacagagagacacagagagacagagcgagagaataAAGTGAAAGTGTATTGTGTATGGTCATTTATCCTAATAAATAACAGGACTCACAACAAATCTGCTGTTGACCTTCTCTAGTATTTGTTTCTCATTGAGGGCCATggactctcctttcctcttcttaaTCCTCTTCTTCTCTAACTTCTTACAGGCATACATCTTCCCTGTGGCTCGCACCTGGCACGCACACACCTGATAGAACGCACACAGTATTATACCATGGGCCAGTTAATCTCACAATCACAATTTTCTAATAATTCTCCTAAGAGGAAAAATTTGCCTCACCTCTCCGAATCCACCCTTCCCCAGTACTCTGTACTGTCGAAACGTATCCTTGGCT is a window of Oncorhynchus keta strain PuntledgeMale-10-30-2019 chromosome 25, Oket_V2, whole genome shotgun sequence DNA encoding:
- the LOC118373255 gene encoding G protein-coupled receptor kinase 5-like isoform X2, whose product is MELENIVANTVLLKAREGGGGKRKGRSKKWKEILRFPHISQCTELGNSIDRDYISLCEKQPIGRLLFRLYCETRPELLRCIHLLDAMDDYELVPDEKRKSRGDQIIGKFLSKQSSECVEAAESLAEQCRENLELHPCKEIFSDCRKALHHYLRGAPFLDYQNSMYFDRFLQWKMLERQPIAKDTFRQYRVLGKGGFGEVCACQVRATGKMYACKKLEKKRIKKRKGESMALNEKQILEKVNSRFVVSLAYAYETKDALCLVLTLMNGGDLKFHIYSMGTPGFEKDRVQFYAAQICCGLDHLHQESIVYRDLKPENILLDDNGHIRISDLGLAIKVAEGDPIRGRVGTVGYMAPEVINNERYGMSPDWWGLGCLIYEMTAGRSPFRARKERVKREEVEKRVQEEEEEYSDKFTEDTKAICRVLLTKDPKQRLGCTAEGSSGVKAHCFFRNINFKRLEAGIQEPSFVPDPRAVYCKDVLDIEQFSTVKGVNLDQTDNDFYFKFSTGCVSIPWQHEMIDTECFSDLNMFGPQGTRPPDLDWNTPPEPPRRSLLDRIFRRHVRAHTQDRTPRCPLPTAACLPAV
- the LOC118373255 gene encoding G protein-coupled receptor kinase 5-like isoform X1; this translates as MELENIVANTVLLKAREGGGGKRKGRSKKWKEILRFPHISQCTELGNSIDRDYISLCEKQPIGRLLFRLYCETRPELLRCIHLLDAMDDYELVPDEKRKSRGDQIIGKFLSKQSSECVEAAESLAEQCRENLELHPCKEIFSDCRKALHHYLRGAPFLDYQNSMYFDRFLQWKMLERQPIAKDTFRQYRVLGKGGFGEVCACQVRATGKMYACKKLEKKRIKKRKGESMALNEKQILEKVNSRFVVSLAYAYETKDALCLVLTLMNGGDLKFHIYSMGTPGFEKDRVQFYAAQICCGLDHLHQESIVYRDLKPENILLDDNGHIRISDLGLAIKVAEGDPIRGRVGTVGYMAPEVINNERYGMSPDWWGLGCLIYEMTAGRSPFRARKERVKREEVEKRVQEEEEEYSDKFTEDTKAICRVLLTKDPKQRLGCTAEGSSGVKAHCFFRNINFKRLEAGIQEPSFVPDPRAVYCKDVLDIEQFSTVKGVNLDQTDNDFYFKFSTGCVSIPWQHEMIDTECFSDLNMFGPQGTRPPDLDWNTPPEPPRRSLLDRIFRRHHPEVSIANSRLSSCSVNSVDSMSNSAP